A single window of Candidatus Flexicrinis affinis DNA harbors:
- the cas4 gene encoding CRISPR-associated protein Cas4: protein MISLEVAQPFTVTDLKQHIYCQRISYFHLCLPDVRPVTRKMSISIERHSDERRRAARRTMAMYGIDSGEVLFDVDVASSRLNLTGRLDQLVIAPHELIIVDYKIASRYGKHFEVQLAAYAILAEESYLVPAKRGFVYLTKVRKAVEIRISSQLRCKVESAVNEMTVIQQSERMPGPTEWRQRCLDCEFRRFCNDV, encoded by the coding sequence ATGATTAGCCTGGAGGTTGCTCAACCGTTCACCGTGACGGATCTCAAACAACACATCTACTGTCAGCGAATTTCGTACTTCCACCTGTGCCTACCGGACGTTCGCCCGGTGACGCGCAAGATGAGCATCAGCATTGAGCGGCACAGCGACGAGCGGAGGCGGGCGGCGCGACGTACGATGGCGATGTATGGAATCGACAGCGGAGAGGTATTGTTCGATGTTGATGTGGCTTCCAGTCGATTGAACCTGACTGGAAGATTGGATCAACTGGTTATCGCACCACATGAACTGATCATCGTGGACTACAAGATCGCCAGTCGCTACGGAAAACACTTCGAAGTACAGTTGGCCGCATATGCCATATTGGCCGAAGAGTCGTACCTGGTACCCGCAAAGCGTGGTTTCGTATATTTGACGAAGGTCAGAAAAGCCGTCGAAATTCGCATTAGTTCGCAACTCCGGTGCAAAGTGGAGTCGGCAGTGAACGAAATGACAGTCATTCAGCAGTCAGAACGGATGCCTGGGCCAACAGAGTGGCGCCAGCGTTGCCTTGATTGCGAGTTCCGACGCTTCTGCAATGATGTATAG
- the cas2 gene encoding CRISPR-associated endonuclease Cas2, producing the protein MAMNPTLVMYDIEDDKARTRIADACLDYGLDRVQFSAFIGQLSRNHQQELMMRIEKILDSGKGRVQLISVGQQEWKNRIVIGGDYD; encoded by the coding sequence ATGGCTATGAACCCTACGCTTGTTATGTACGACATTGAAGACGACAAGGCTCGTACCAGAATCGCCGACGCATGCCTTGACTATGGGCTGGACCGCGTACAGTTCAGCGCCTTCATCGGCCAGCTGAGTCGTAATCATCAACAAGAGTTGATGATGCGGATTGAGAAAATTCTGGATAGCGGGAAAGGTCGCGTCCAGTTGATCTCTGTAGGGCAGCAGGAATGGAAGAATCGCATTGTTATCGGAGGCGACTATGATTAG
- the cas1 gene encoding CRISPR-associated endonuclease Cas1, translating into MIVNNLIVETFGCHIGKYSERLKVTNKDGVLEQAPLLHLQSILISGRGVSISADAVEACCERGIPIHFVDPTGYVYASVMSNGLNGTALTRRAQLDAYTSPRGVHFACAVAEGKISNQATTLKYVAKNRSDTEPEVFDALRSAADEVQDHVATIEQLRRGELDDIRAALMGAEGSAARRYWQAVGVLFPESYGWQGRKTRGARDPINSLLNYGYGILYGQIAQAVVLAGLDPYAGFLHADRSGKPSLVLDLIEEFRQVAVDRLVFGLINRGFRVGQDEQGLLDVETRKRLAEKVLEHLEAEVRHQGRRFELRVVIQMQARELASFVRGERDQYTPFRISW; encoded by the coding sequence ATGATTGTCAACAACCTCATTGTCGAGACGTTCGGGTGTCATATCGGCAAGTACTCCGAGCGTCTAAAGGTGACCAACAAGGACGGGGTACTGGAACAGGCCCCCCTCCTTCACTTGCAGTCCATACTCATATCAGGTCGGGGAGTCAGCATTTCTGCTGACGCTGTTGAAGCCTGCTGCGAGCGCGGCATTCCAATCCACTTCGTTGACCCGACCGGCTATGTCTACGCCTCGGTTATGTCCAATGGATTGAACGGCACCGCGCTCACCCGGCGAGCACAGCTTGATGCATATACCTCACCACGGGGCGTGCATTTTGCCTGCGCGGTCGCCGAGGGCAAGATCTCCAACCAAGCCACTACCCTCAAGTATGTCGCGAAGAACCGGTCGGATACCGAACCGGAAGTGTTTGATGCACTTCGATCCGCCGCTGACGAGGTTCAGGATCATGTGGCTACGATCGAGCAGCTCCGGCGCGGCGAACTAGATGACATTCGTGCCGCGCTGATGGGCGCTGAAGGCTCTGCGGCACGCCGCTATTGGCAGGCAGTCGGTGTATTGTTCCCGGAGAGCTACGGCTGGCAAGGCCGCAAAACGCGTGGAGCCCGCGATCCTATCAACAGCCTGTTGAATTATGGATATGGCATCCTCTATGGCCAGATTGCCCAAGCCGTCGTGCTGGCCGGCCTCGATCCCTATGCCGGGTTTCTACATGCTGACCGGTCAGGCAAGCCGAGCCTTGTTCTCGACCTGATAGAGGAATTCAGACAGGTTGCGGTGGATCGGCTGGTGTTTGGTCTGATCAACAGAGGCTTCAGAGTCGGGCAAGATGAACAGGGTCTTCTGGACGTCGAAACCCGCAAGCGCCTCGCGGAAAAGGTTCTGGAACACCTTGAGGCCGAAGTACGTCATCAGGGAAGGCGGTTTGAGCTGCGTGTGGTTATCCAGATGCAGGCCCGCGAGCTTGCCAGTTTCGTACGCGGGGAGCGTGATCAATACACACCATTCCGGATCAGCTGGTGA
- the cas6 gene encoding CRISPR system precrRNA processing endoribonuclease RAMP protein Cas6, producing the protein MTITHLPLTMHQLVFEAEVQTPIEFGPQVGAQLRGALWEALRDVVFCDDKLAGTPEHSLYCPLCRLIMMESQTSPRGANPPRPFAIRPPLDFDDHLRLRLVTGETLRFGVNLYGDAEQLFPYVCQAIYKIGQIGVGYGRGQYVLRRALACNPLTGQQQDIFSDGRLRGLPGVPITHEQIAATVQTLPKDRITLKWLTPCELTEQQRPARIPYAHILLARLAERAQLLELHYTPEPREHSQWRSLHLHLQDVARSISITKDSTRWVHVMSGSRRAQGLKPISGVIGEVQYNGDLSELLYWLIWGSALHVGKNVVKGNGWYEIVTLEQ; encoded by the coding sequence ATGACGATCACGCACCTGCCCCTAACTATGCACCAACTGGTATTTGAGGCCGAAGTTCAGACACCGATCGAGTTTGGTCCACAGGTGGGCGCGCAGCTTCGCGGAGCGCTATGGGAGGCGCTCCGCGACGTCGTGTTCTGCGACGATAAGCTGGCAGGCACGCCCGAACACAGCCTGTACTGTCCGCTGTGTCGGCTCATCATGATGGAATCGCAAACTAGTCCCCGCGGCGCCAACCCGCCGCGACCATTTGCCATTCGTCCGCCGTTGGACTTCGACGATCACCTGCGCCTTAGACTTGTCACTGGTGAAACTCTACGCTTCGGCGTCAACCTGTATGGCGATGCTGAACAGCTATTCCCGTATGTGTGCCAAGCGATCTATAAGATCGGACAGATTGGCGTTGGCTACGGGCGCGGACAATACGTGTTGCGGCGTGCGCTGGCATGTAACCCGTTGACGGGGCAGCAGCAGGACATCTTTAGTGACGGTCGGTTACGTGGTCTTCCTGGCGTACCCATCACCCACGAACAGATCGCCGCAACAGTCCAAACCTTGCCGAAAGATCGCATCACGTTGAAGTGGCTTACTCCCTGTGAACTGACCGAGCAGCAGCGACCCGCGCGCATCCCATACGCCCACATCCTGCTGGCGCGGTTAGCAGAACGTGCTCAGCTCTTGGAATTGCACTATACGCCGGAACCTCGCGAGCATTCGCAGTGGCGATCCCTGCATCTGCATTTGCAGGACGTTGCCCGATCGATTTCTATAACGAAAGACAGCACCCGGTGGGTGCATGTCATGAGTGGCTCACGCCGCGCTCAAGGGCTGAAGCCGATCAGCGGCGTCATCGGCGAGGTGCAATATAATGGCGACCTTTCTGAACTGCTCTATTGGCTGATATGGGGAAGCGCACTTCACGTCGGAAAGAACGTTGTGAAGGGGAACGGCTGGTACGAAATCGTCACGTTGGAACAGTAG
- a CDS encoding DevR family CRISPR-associated autoregulator, with product MSDSLYSISISARATLDMHSLNNEGGEGNQIQTRMVNIVDQGGRLQNVNAISGDMYKHIQSNHLIRRVLGVGLPICAGCREFNANRINADKDFLDRTADLSDADLLSELLRTCAVDDMAGILITEGKRSVPRKSMVEFGWVVGVPEVVTTDSYFHVKYANERSESKRQADRDSTESTGSNLGQAIFHRPASSGIYAAVCHIDLARIGFNDITQTYAIDFDQRARRAKALLESVLFTFLEPNGAMRTTQAPHLVNFEGVVSYSTAPVPAPTVSALKDEFRAQVASLAGVLNRVEDGSVGVAEFDDLTGFGNILTDLMRWMPYAHQYA from the coding sequence ATGTCTGATAGCCTGTACAGCATTTCCATCAGCGCCCGCGCCACCCTCGATATGCACAGCCTGAACAACGAAGGCGGCGAGGGCAACCAGATTCAGACCCGCATGGTCAACATCGTCGATCAAGGCGGACGCCTCCAGAACGTCAACGCCATCAGCGGCGATATGTACAAACACATCCAGTCCAATCACCTCATCCGAAGGGTGCTGGGCGTTGGCCTGCCCATCTGCGCGGGCTGCCGTGAGTTCAACGCCAACCGGATCAATGCGGATAAAGACTTCCTCGATCGCACTGCTGACCTCAGCGACGCGGACCTACTCTCGGAACTTCTGCGGACGTGCGCTGTGGACGACATGGCCGGTATCCTCATCACCGAGGGAAAGCGCAGCGTGCCTCGTAAGAGCATGGTCGAATTCGGTTGGGTGGTCGGCGTGCCCGAGGTAGTCACGACCGATAGCTACTTCCACGTCAAGTACGCCAATGAGCGCAGTGAGAGTAAGCGACAGGCCGATCGCGATTCGACGGAAAGCACCGGCTCAAACCTCGGCCAGGCCATCTTCCATCGCCCGGCCTCGTCGGGCATCTACGCCGCCGTCTGCCACATCGACCTCGCCCGTATCGGCTTCAACGACATCACCCAGACTTACGCAATCGACTTCGATCAGCGCGCTCGGCGGGCCAAGGCACTGTTGGAGAGCGTGCTGTTTACCTTCCTTGAGCCGAACGGCGCGATGCGCACCACCCAGGCTCCGCATTTGGTCAACTTCGAGGGTGTGGTCAGCTATAGCACCGCCCCAGTCCCTGCCCCGACTGTCAGCGCGCTCAAGGATGAGTTCCGGGCGCAAGTCGCCAGTCTGGCCGGGGTACTCAACCGGGTGGAGGATGGCTCGGTCGGCGTGGCAGAGTTTGATGACCTGACCGGCTTCGGAAACATCCTCACCGACCTGATGCGGTGGATGCCCTACGCCCACCAGTACGCCTAG